A segment of the Scophthalmus maximus strain ysfricsl-2021 chromosome 11, ASM2237912v1, whole genome shotgun sequence genome:
CCGTATGTCGGAGTGGCCCGGATTACACAGGAACACATGGGTGACAAAAGTAATACTTCAACAAACCTGGTCGGACAAATAGATTACAGAAGTATATGGAGGAAAATTCAAGCAATTTGataaaagtaaatgtaacatttgaaatgttgatttgttatttttctctctggcgATGGTGATGATGAGCACGTCTGTTGGTTGGTCCTCACCTCGTCAGACCTTCATCAGATCTTCATCAGACCTTCATCAGACATCAGATCTTCTTCAGATCTTCATCAGATCTTCATCAGACCTTCATCAGACATCAGATCTTCTTCAGATCTTCTTCAGATCTTCTTCAGATCTTCATCAGATCTTCATCAGACCTTCATCAGACATCAGATCTTCTTCAGATCTTCATCAGACATCAGATCTTCTTCAGATCTTCATCAGACCTTCATCAGATCTTCATCAGATCTTCATCAGACCTTCATCAGACCTTCATCAGATCTTCATCAGACCTTCATCAGATCTTCATCAGACCTTCAAGAGATCTTCATCAGACCTTCATCAGATCTTCATCAGATCTTCACCATCAGTACGAAACCTTGTAATTGATCTCGACGACTTTTGACTGGAATCGCCACGAAATGTTGCTCCACAGAGTCGTGGCCCCGACTTCCCCGTGGGTTCTGTGTGCGTCCCCGCAGACGAGGCGGGTGGCGACACGCTGCTTATTGCTGCCTCGTCTCCAtcggtgtctctgtgtgagacaACGGAGCTATATAATTATTAGCCGCTGTCACATCGCTGGAATTCCTTCACCTCCACACAAAGTTGAAAAAGGCCGGTCAGCCACTTTTCTagcgtgttttatttttgaaatatttcgCACTTACCTGAATCAGGTTATTGGCATCATTTACACATCTGGAtacaaaaactaattttgtttcttctttagAGAAAGCTGTTGAGAACAGAAAACAGTTTCAACTTACTGGCAGCCATCAGATGTCAAACATTTGACAGGATAACGCGACAGGGGTCACGATCGCAGTCTTTATCGACATTCCTTTGGGAACATCACCTCGTAAATGACAATGTTTTGTAaagtatgaaaatgtttgtgtcacgTTTTTTTGCGGGGGGTCGAGACGGAAtctcagacactcacacatAAATACTGTCACATAATAGCTATTATAAATACATGAGGGATTTAAAAATCTCAAATTGATGCTATACACTGTTCTCTTGTTGGACATGATACATGATGTCTATAATCATCTGCATCCCATGAGATGATATCATGTGTAACGTGGAACGAACACTCCGGCGTCCGTCCTGCGGAAACAAATATTTCTGGAGTGGCATCATTGTTTAGCCAGCGGCGAGCGCGGTGCCCCTGACTCacgcctcggggggggggggggagttggcCGTTGGGGGAATTTTTATTTGCTGTTATTTAAAAGTGgtcactgacacaaacacacgcgtgcGCTGTGTTATGACCCACGTGGTCTGCGAAGAGTTACAGACTTGAACCTGTGAAGCACAAACGACACCGGTACGATGAATAAGATGCTCAGTGACATGAGGCCGTAACGGCTCCTCACGTGGCAGATGAAGAAGTCCGAATTTGGATGAAACAATTAAATCGGTTCCTGATGTTTGTGTCCTAATACAGTACTAGTcgagtcaagtttatttatatgaCACATTTCACTTGACAAGCATGGACCCAATGCGCTTCGTGATATAAAGCAACGAGACTCGACGAatatgtgacatgaaaatatatataataagagGATACTACTggtataaaaacataaaacataaaacaaaaacttgttagtgaaaaaatgtaataacaaaattcagataaaaaacaaataagacaaagaaaaattagAGTGAAAAAATTAAGAACAATTAAAATACAGTTTAGTTATTAAGCAATATATACTAATTCTACTGTATTTTGATTTAGCAGTAAAGTATCAACATAACTTAGCGCTTTACCAAACAGGATattacacagtatatatatatatatatatacactgtcaGTTAAATTCTAAAAAGCTGTCAAACTAAGATATGATTTTTAACTGGGCTGcatctaacgattattttcataatcgattaatctgtcgattattttctcaattaattgattagttgtttggtccataaaatggtgaaaaatgtatatcgtgtttcccaaaaccaagagaatatgtttgtttttttgtccccacaccaaagatattcagtttactgtcacagaggagcaaagacttTTTACAGATCCGAtacaatgtgactttttttcagcTGTGATCAGCGGCTCCGTTTCCTTCACACCAACATTGTCAGTTTTCCAGCGTGAACACTTCCAagagtgtccccccccccgccctcgcCTGGTCCCTCCTCGTCCCACGTCAACCCTCCCTCTAATGACTACACGCTGCCTGGTGGTATTTCCCCTTTTTGCTCCTTGTCAACACAGATCAGCACTTTGGTGACGTTCAaaacgagagaaaaaagaacCCCTTGGTGGTTTAGTTATTGGAAGTGGTGTGTAAGGGATCAGCCCACGGCTCTTGTGTAACGCTGGTGCAAGTCAAAGCACAGAGACCCGGTCAGCTCACCAGAGTTTACAGTGATCTAGTGGATCTCTCTCCTTCACATTAAAAAGCATCCCATGCTCACAACACAGATTCAGTGGCTTGCGTGTGCAGCGGCAGGAGGTCAGATCTCGTCCCGCCCATAGGAAAAGCTATGTGACGCCTTTTGCGTCCTGCTCAAATCCGTCCCCACGATAAACCAGATCCACCATTCATTAAACGTATCATCAATAacgtagtttttttttggtaaatacCGTGTCACAGTGCCAGACTCCATTCTGTATTCAGCACATATACTGTAAGTATGAATTGTGTTATAAAACGTGTGCGGTGTGTTGCTGCGGCCGAATCAAACAAGCCTCACAATAAAAGTCCTCTTGAGAAGCTGTTCTCTCgatctcttttaaaaaaatggtatcatttgtatattttaagaGCCAGCTAGTGATTTATTTGGGAATAAGGGCGTTGGGGAATCTGCGGTTAGCTCTGCATTGAAGTGATTTACAATCAGTGATGTAtcattaacagtttttttttgtggtctgAGATTTTGGAAATAGATTCAATTGCTAATGCTGTGACATATTACAGTAACACAAACCCTGGTGACATGCTGAGAAAAAAGGATATTGATGTACAACACTGAGCTCTTGACTGTATTGTAATCAAATGACAATGGCCAGTGAGTGAGTCAGCTGCAGCCTATACagtaaaaggggggggggggggatttaaatTACATGGATGacagcaaaataaacaaaaaacagaactgGTACAGTGGGCTGTTGAGGCTGTGATTCACTCTGCACACATTGCAAGTCGTCAAATAAAAtaccctgcaaaaaaaaataaaaaaatatgcaactGCTAAGATTTAGAGCCACAAGTGACACAGGCCCCGTTCAGCAGAATTTAGAGTGATGCCACaggagggcagcagagaggcgtCACAGGAGACTCACAAATGCGTTTAATGTCagatgtgcccccccccccaccccatcaaCAGAAGCGCTGCAGAAAGTACATTTCAATAGTTTTCCATTTaatagaaaaaagagaagagaaaatgatcCATCcataaacatcacacacacgatGATTTTCTATCAGGTGTAATCTGCTGCTTTTGAACAATTTTGTTTCAGTGCTATACGCACATTATCAGTCTGAACATAATAAGAGTCGGCTTTGTCGCAGGCGCGTTACGTGGCCGTCACTGTTCACACCCTTCGCTCTCAGAGGAACCAATTACACCACCAATTATCCTTCAGTCGCTGCGGTATCTGTCGTTAGGCTGCTGACCTGAAGAGTTCCCTACATCCAAAATATAAACCGTGGGATTGTAAAAAGACACTccgagcaaaaaaacaaaacaaaaaaagtgttgctTTTATCCCATTCATGTCAGACGAGTCGGGGCAACACCGCAGGCTGCCTCAGTCACTTCTTGATCCCACCACTAGGGGGGAGCGAGATaggtttttaattaaaacatcataTTCATGCTTGTAATATTAAAGGAAGTCTGATAGGAATCAGAAGAGGGGaggaacatttcaaaataaaagcagcattttgtCAGATCAGTGTTATTTTGTGTCACTGTAGAACATTCTACATACAACGTAAAAGGATGAACTTCAAGGCTTGATGGAAGTTGTGATTGACCTTTCCTGAGTGAAGGACATTAAACGGTGACGTGCAGCGCGGAGAAGTGGATATATTAATGCTATCGACTGGTTTGACGAGTGTCAAATAAAATCAGCATTCATTGGTTTTGCATAATTCTTCGGTTCTGCTCATGACTCATGAGCAGAACAtttgtgaacagcaaactccgtAAACCcaattttcctgacatttaCCGGAGTTCGtgactgaaaacagctatagCAGCCTCTTCAGTCCTTTGTAGTTatgttaaagctgcagtgtgtaatatttacaagaaattattcacagaaattgtatatattgtccataactaagGGTTCACATATGTGTGACATATGAAGCAATGTTTTTTCGgcaactctgaatgagttaaatatagttccatgaggtggacccgacctccgtgtgagtcacCATGTTtgtcatgttgaatacggttgttgcgCGAAACaatccagaatacgtcgcattcgcgttggattttcagacgctgccggaattggcatcagcggtgcgccaccataaagtgtcccctttcggtcgctcagttggttgcggtttgcaactttaccaccagatgccgccagaaaattacaaaaatttaACACTGGGGCTTAAAGTGCCTTTaagtaaaacataaataaaactatcaaaactgtctgtgttttgatagTTTATTATCAtgacagtccaaaaaaaaagactctttcTGATACAGATCTTGCTCATCTCCGCTACTTGTCCTGATACGTAGCATCTCTGGCACGCTCTccgtgtgagagtgtgtgtttggagaaCGGAGGTGTTCCCGCTGGTGTAGCTTCCACGGCGGCGTCTCCAACCGCTTGTTACCATGCAGCTCCAAGCTAAACTCCCAGTCATCTTCCCTTCTCAAAATGACTTCATTACACCGTCTGGGCTCAGACCGCAGAACCAGACTGACACAAATTCTCCAACGTCTATCTCCGAAAAGAAGCACAGCGTACTGGAAAGAGTCGGCTCACCGTTGCCCCGCAGAGGAATGCTGTTGTGCCTGTAAAGCGCCACAATGACCAATCAACCGTAATTGTAGCTCGAATTATAGCGCGGCACCACCCTCGCCGGTGTCTAGGCCTCCTGGCTGACggccatttttttccttattcGAAGGCCTTAAATCCACCCCTACAATTTCGGCTCTGCTACAGCGAACTCTCTCATTGCAAGGTCTTGCATGTGTTTGGAAGAATGTGGACAAGAATAGGCTTCGATGGCGTTATTTCGGGAGGGCCTGCAGAAATGCGTGGGACTGAGAAGTGGCAACCAGCTGAttgttgttgctttaaaaaCTTCTTCAGAGAAAATCGTTTACTCAATATCAGAAGTAGCTGTATACGACATGTATACGTCTTGTAGAATGAATCTTTTCCTGCGCTGCATCTTAACTCATGTTGCAGTTCCACCACTTGTTTTTGGGcttaaaaactcaaacaaaaaaattataatcacaTCAACCATCATGTCGCCATTTTTAAAATCAGGCTCAATACTTACTTACCTTTTTGATCTAGCTGTAATTGAATTTTGGAACTTGTCCTTTGCTTTATATTTTAGCCTTTTATTAGATATGTATgtgtaacttttattttttaatttattttccttttaataaaatatattaataaaatataacttATCTGTGAATTTTATTGTTATCATCTTTTAtgcatatataatatatatatatatatgtacatatatatttttattttacagtatttgaATTTAAGTCTTTCTTTTAACTCTGACTCTAGTGTTTCCTCATTGCAAATAGGCGAGacagtgtttttcctttgttaaaTTTTTTGCTATTTCCTTAGCCTTGCTATTTCCTTAGCCTTACATCCAGACCATGTTTGGTCTGGATGTTTGCTCGgtagtaaatgtgtgtgtgtgtgtgtatgtctgtgggAGAGGATGGGGTATTTTGTGTTGCATTAATATTTGAATGGAAAGTGCTATATGgataaagtctgattgattgattgatcgaaACAACTTATTGCAAAATATGCATTGCATCCGAATAAGATATTGAAACTGGAACCATTTAAATCACCACTGCAGTACGCATGGGAcaaaaactgttcaaatgtcatttcttcctttctcttttttttcccgttgtCCCTGGCTGTCCGCAAACCCCTCCCTAGTCCCGTCTGAGGCTTTCCCTGGATCTGCAAGTGGCATGAGTCACAATAACCGTTTAAAAAGGGCTTTCTCATTAACCAGAACTCCCGTCTCCTGTGTGTTTGAACTCGGCCACGACAATTCATGTAGGGCAACGTCTGTGAAATGCATGTCATGCTGCTCCCCTGCTGCGTCCTGGTCTTTCTTCTGCCCCGTCCATGTTTTACGGCGCCCACATTCATGCCGGAGGCAGCGGGCTCTCCTTCCACAGAACCACAGGTTGACTTGAAGCTGGCCACAGTAAGTGCATAATTGCATGAGCTGCATGACAAATGTAGCTGTGTGACAAAATGTTAGAGATGCGGACTGCATGTGATTTAATCTCTTgtacaatcccccccccctccaaaaagaCACGGCAGTCTCAAAGTGTTTCTCTACCGCGTGGTAAGCGGAACTGCACGGATCCAGTGTCCTCAGGATGTAGAGATATTGTTTTTTCTAtctattttgtatttgtgtgggtGGGGGGCAGAGGTAAGTCCCTGCACTGCCCTCTGGGTCCTCTAAGTTGTTATATCGCTCACTTTTGCACATTCTTCCAGCATCTGTATTTTCGCTTTCCTCATCCTAAATCCCTAATCAGCATTATTTagttttcgttttttctttgGAAGCAgttggaaggagaggagaacacCATGGGCATCAGAATCGATTACCGTCGGTGCTTGCTAATACTTTACTCAGTTTGTTGTAGCGGatagaaatgttttgttgtaaaTGGAGAAGTTGTAATTTTTACAGTTGACCACAGAAGGGCTGTAAATGGTCACGTTTGTGTAGAAATGATGATTAAACGACGTGTTATCTTGTGTAATGCAAGCTGGAAACAACCTTCCAGCGTTAATTGAGTTGTACAGGGGCCAAATTCATTTGCCTGATGTGATGATCTGACGTGGATCTGAAATCTACTCGTAGGAATACCTTCAGCAGTATTACAACCTGCAGAAAGAGCCTCTGGGGCGCATGAGGCGGAGCGGCTCCACCTTCGCCGCCAAAGTCAAAGACATGCAGACTTTCTTCGGGCTCAATGCGACAGGTGTGCTGGACGCAGACACCCTGGAGGTGATGGGGAGCCCACGGTGCGGCGTTCCAGATGTGGAGGAGTACAGCCACATCCAGGGGACGCGATGGAACAAGAACGTCATCACCTACAGGTACCTGCGTTAAGATCCTCTCCCGTTTAATTATCGTTGAAAGATTACGTGAAAGATGAAGGCATGTCTGACCTGGACTGAACTTTAAAACGATCTGCTTGTTCCCAAGTTGCAAACAAAAGCTGCCAAATATGTGGCAAACATAACATTTGAGCAAGCAGGCAATGAAAACCTTTCGGCAGGAACACCGTCACAAAACATTGTGGTTAAcagatttttgggggtttgggacTCCAGCCTCGGAAAGTTATTACGGGATCGTTACAGAGCCAGATTCAGAATACATGCTTGAACTTATGTAACACTGTCTCAAAACGCCCGCATGCATCTCTGATTGCGACGTGTCAGCTGGATTACAAGTAGAACAAAATGTATGATtcaagagaaaataagaaacacaGCAACTgtcgtcatttaaaaaaaaagattttaagaGTGGATTTCCAGCATAGCCATGCAGTTATTTCACAAAGAGAATATACCGTGTCCTGATCTTCATATTAATCAACAGCGTGATGCATACTTTGCAGCATTGGCAGCTACACCAGGGATCTGCCACGCAACACTGTGGACTCGCTGGTCGAGTCGGCGTTCAGCGTTTGGGCCCGAGCCAGCGGCCTGACGTTTGTCAGGACGCACACCCGCAACGCTGACATCATGGTGGAGTTTGTGACCTATGGTGGGTTTCGTCATTAATGAAGGACAGTGGCAGAAGATGCTTGACCCGAGTCATGCTCACATAAAGAAATATGAATCTGCTGTTATGTAAATGCTTGAATTATGGTGTAATGGATATGCTCGTTCTCCATACAGTGGTGATTTAGCTGCAAACCGAGGCAGCGTCATCACGCAGCCCTGTAATTTTACAGTGGCATGGAAGAAAATGGGTTTTCTCTGTGGTTTCTGTTCCATGTTTGGTCTGGATTCTATCATGAAGAGCACGGTGACTTGTATCCCTTCGATGGACCCAGAGGCACGTTGGCTCACGCTTTTGGCCCGGGGCTGGGTGTCGGGGGTGACACGCACTTCGACGATGGCGAGCACTGGAGTGCAGGAGAAACAGGTGCAGAAGTGAACGAGATTCTGTGGGTTGACATTGtaacagacgtcacgtgattcgtcgctctcactggttgtacgTCTATCCAactgcgtccggaggcattttggtctgccTCCGTtagtaacgcctcttggaaatcaaaaatgaaccgagaggtcccagattaatacgcatttgagtataaGTCTGGCTACGCCACGCTAGTGAATCAGACTAACACGGCACATTTATACTGAAGGGATTGTATAGATATTAATAGAATTGCATTACTCTTTCTTTGAACCACTGCAGGTTTTAATCTGTTTGTGGTAGCTGCACATGAATTCGGCCACGCTCTGGGCCTGAAGCATTCCAGAAACCCAAACTCCCTGATGTACCCAACCTACAAGTCCTCCCATCCTGCCAACCTGTTATCGCGGGAAGATGTCACCGACATCAACGCACTTTACAGTAAAGAGTTTTGATTCATCTATCTAGCGATACACTACACGGGAAAACTGACACAGCTGTTATAGTTACTGTATATTTCACTTTGTATTTCCCCCTAAGT
Coding sequences within it:
- the mmp20b gene encoding matrix metalloproteinase-20, with product MHVMLLPCCVLVFLLPRPCFTAPTFMPEAAGSPSTEPQVDLKLATEYLQQYYNLQKEPLGRMRRSGSTFAAKVKDMQTFFGLNATGVLDADTLEVMGSPRCGVPDVEEYSHIQGTRWNKNVITYSIGSYTRDLPRNTVDSLVESAFSVWARASGLTFVRTHTRNADIMVEFVTYEHGDLYPFDGPRGTLAHAFGPGLGVGGDTHFDDGEHWSAGETGFNLFVVAAHEFGHALGLKHSRNPNSLMYPTYKSSHPANLLSREDVTDINALYSRATGRPGHVPRYDWSAQYHPWMSGPLPRLMQNKCAPDLTFDAVSTLGDATFFFRERYLWIKHNEQYDIKEGPITNFMPKIETSINAAFWVPRRSTAYLIHESMFWTVRGSLVKGKPRALSHFGFPAWVQDVDAAVHIVKTGRTLFFMHDIYWSYNENRRVMDFGYPKYISEDFPGVNETINAAVHKEGFIYFFVGPQVYKYDYTQKLVVGVEKANSWLGC